A section of the Methanocellales archaeon genome encodes:
- a CDS encoding uL15 family ribosomal protein, which translates to MRDKTKKFRGKKTFGMGHNRKGSKPRVYREPPHGFKRPPKVIEEKRTINIGELDQISDYLIDEGIAKEEQGLIYVDLADMGVAKVLGSGQVTKKFVLNASEFSETAKVKLEKTGGKVWAR; encoded by the coding sequence ATGCGCGACAAAACAAAGAAATTTCGTGGTAAAAAAACATTTGGCATGGGGCATAACAGAAAAGGCTCTAAACCCAGAGTGTACAGAGAGCCCCCACATGGATTCAAACGCCCCCCTAAGGTTATTGAAGAAAAAAGGACCATTAACATAGGTGAACTCGACCAGATCTCGGATTATTTAATTGACGAGGGGATTGCAAAAGAAGAGCAGGGATTAATCTATGTAGATTTGGCAGATATGGGAGTGGCTAAAGTATTGGGCAGTGGCCAAGTAACGAAAAAATTCGTTCTTAATGCCAGCGAATTTTCTGAAACTGCGAAAGTTAAATTGGAGAAGACGGGTGGTAAGGTTTGGGCGAGATAG
- a CDS encoding 50S ribosomal protein L30 gives MYAVIMLRGSINLKPDIKDTLHMLHLNRVNHCVFLDENPNNEGMIQKVKDYVAWGNVSKESFALILRTRGELIDGTPLTDKYIKENTSYSSIKSLAKALYEREVSLRDALPMLTPVFRLHPPRGGHRGIKKSFQQGGALGFYGEKINDLLKQMR, from the coding sequence ATGTATGCGGTGATCATGTTAAGGGGAAGCATCAATCTTAAACCAGACATAAAAGATACGCTGCACATGTTACATTTGAACAGGGTAAATCACTGCGTTTTCTTAGATGAAAATCCAAACAATGAAGGGATGATCCAAAAAGTGAAGGATTACGTTGCTTGGGGTAATGTCAGCAAAGAATCGTTTGCATTGATCTTACGGACGAGAGGCGAACTCATAGATGGAACTCCACTTACAGACAAGTATATAAAAGAAAACACGAGCTACAGCTCAATAAAAAGCTTGGCAAAAGCACTCTATGAAAGAGAGGTGTCACTAAGAGATGCTCTTCCCATGCTCACGCCAGTGTTTCGACTGCACCCCCCACGAGGGGGGCACAGGGGGATTAAAAAAAGTTTTCAGCAAGGAGGAGCGCTTGGATTTTATGGTGAGAAAATCAATGACCTCCTCAAACAAATGAGGTGA
- a CDS encoding 30S ribosomal protein S5 translates to MSTEIDEEIWIPKTRLGRLVLEGKIKSINGAIESGLPIKEHQIVDALLPDLMDEVLDVNMVQRMTDSGRRVKFRVTVVVGNCDGYVGLGQGRDVQVGSAILKAINAAKRNLIQIQRGCGSWECGCGMPHTVPLEVKGKVGSATVVLKPAPRGLGIASGESIKKVLELAGIKDVWTFTRGETRTTLNFAKATYEALKQTTTIRGLK, encoded by the coding sequence ATGTCTACAGAAATAGATGAGGAGATATGGATCCCTAAGACCCGTCTGGGAAGGTTAGTCCTAGAAGGTAAAATAAAGTCTATTAATGGAGCAATTGAATCGGGTCTTCCTATCAAGGAGCATCAGATAGTGGATGCCCTTCTGCCAGACTTAATGGATGAGGTCCTAGATGTTAACATGGTACAGCGAATGACCGATTCTGGGCGCAGAGTCAAATTCAGAGTGACCGTCGTCGTAGGTAATTGTGACGGCTATGTTGGACTTGGTCAGGGCAGGGATGTACAAGTTGGGTCTGCTATCCTCAAAGCGATCAACGCTGCCAAGCGAAATCTGATACAGATTCAGAGGGGCTGCGGTTCCTGGGAGTGCGGTTGTGGTATGCCACATACCGTCCCATTAGAGGTCAAAGGGAAGGTTGGTAGTGCTACCGTCGTGCTTAAACCAGCACCTAGAGGACTCGGAATTGCATCGGGAGAATCCATCAAGAAGGTATTGGAGTTGGCTGGTATCAAAGATGTTTGGACTTTTACTAGAGGGGAAACTAGAACCACGCTAAATTTTGCAAAAGCCACGTATGAAGCTTTAAAACAAACTACGACCATAAGGGGGCTTAAGTGA
- a CDS encoding 50S ribosomal protein L18, translating to MTKFRRRKEGKTNFRQRLKLLLSQKPRVVVRKSLKHIVVQLVYPGEQGDVTRLSVISSELKKFGLNRTGNTSAAYLTGLLFGLRAKKIAKEAVLDIGLQTSSPGSKIYATLKGITDAGMSIPHDPVMFPPEERIKNITVSFDAIKEKMLSTQGE from the coding sequence ATGACAAAATTTAGGAGAAGAAAGGAAGGAAAGACGAATTTTAGGCAGAGGCTTAAATTGTTGTTATCACAAAAACCACGGGTTGTGGTGCGAAAGAGCCTAAAGCATATAGTCGTGCAACTAGTTTATCCAGGCGAGCAGGGGGATGTCACACGATTGTCTGTAATTTCCTCTGAGCTAAAAAAGTTTGGGCTTAATAGAACCGGAAACACATCTGCTGCATACTTAACTGGGTTGTTATTCGGCCTTAGAGCAAAAAAGATAGCAAAGGAGGCCGTGCTGGATATTGGACTACAGACGTCATCTCCGGGCTCAAAAATTTATGCTACGCTAAAGGGCATTACCGATGCAGGCATGAGCATCCCGCATGATCCGGTCATGTTTCCGCCTGAGGAACGAATCAAGAACATTACCGTATCCTTTGATGCTATCAAAGAAAAAATGCTGAGCACTCAAGGTGAGTAG
- a CDS encoding 50S ribosomal protein L19e, translating to MDLSNQRRMAADILGVGIGKVWMDAEKAEDISTAITREDIRKLIATGIIKRKLQKGISRGRTRTKDKKRAYGHQKGHGSRRGAKGARMPGKERWMNKIRALRKRLKTLREEGTIDASMYRKLYGRATSGEFRDVSHLDAHLKTKRS from the coding sequence ATGGACCTGTCTAATCAAAGGAGAATGGCTGCTGATATTCTTGGTGTTGGCATTGGGAAAGTGTGGATGGATGCTGAAAAAGCGGAGGATATATCTACAGCGATCACGAGAGAGGATATTCGGAAACTGATCGCCACAGGAATCATTAAACGAAAACTTCAGAAGGGCATAAGCCGTGGCAGAACACGTACAAAAGATAAAAAGAGAGCATATGGACATCAAAAAGGACACGGCAGTCGTCGGGGTGCAAAGGGAGCCAGGATGCCGGGGAAAGAGAGATGGATGAACAAGATTAGGGCTCTTCGAAAGAGGCTTAAAACACTCAGAGAAGAGGGCACAATAGATGCAAGTATGTACAGAAAACTATATGGTAGGGCCACAAGTGGGGAGTTTCGGGATGTCTCTCACCTAGATGCCCATCTGAAAACCAAAAGGAGTTAG
- a CDS encoding 50S ribosomal protein L32e: protein MDEMIGELPKIKGLGKAKAMALYQSGFKSVDDIRRASIEDLTAVKGISLSLAESIKRAVGAKKSLSDEKEHLLKVRKRQKGKKPSFRRHDSHKKKKIDESWRRPIGMHNKLRKRIAAKGAMVQIGYGSPKEVRGLHPSGYEEVLVHRPKDVENINETNQAIRIGSSVGKKKRLDIEEKAEEFGIKVLNPIARE from the coding sequence ATGGACGAAATGATAGGGGAGCTTCCCAAGATAAAAGGACTTGGCAAGGCTAAAGCTATGGCGCTCTATCAATCCGGATTTAAGTCCGTTGATGACATTCGAAGAGCTTCGATAGAGGATCTCACTGCTGTAAAAGGCATTAGCCTATCGCTGGCAGAGAGCATAAAAAGGGCAGTTGGAGCCAAAAAAAGTCTCTCAGACGAAAAAGAGCATCTCCTCAAGGTCAGAAAGCGACAGAAAGGTAAAAAACCATCTTTTAGACGCCACGACTCGCATAAGAAAAAGAAGATTGATGAAAGTTGGAGACGCCCCATAGGTATGCATAACAAGTTGCGTAAAAGAATTGCTGCAAAAGGTGCAATGGTCCAAATAGGGTATGGCAGTCCTAAAGAAGTGAGAGGATTACATCCATCTGGCTATGAAGAGGTCTTGGTGCATCGTCCAAAAGACGTTGAAAATATTAACGAAACAAACCAAGCGATTCGAATCGGTAGCAGTGTTGGGAAAAAGAAACGACTGGACATAGAGGAAAAAGCGGAAGAATTCGGCATCAAAGTGTTAAATCCGATTGCGAGGGAGTGA
- a CDS encoding 50S ribosomal protein L6 → MTEEKIDISIPDDTKISIEECRVKVSGPKGELQREFVYPGVTITKKDSKVVVDTTVVGRAQNAIVGTFVSHIKNMIMGVTKGFEYKLKIVYAHFPIQVKVEGNTLSIGNFLGERKPRKAKIIPNVEVHVDNDEIFVRGIDKELVAQTAANIEQATRIKKRDSRVFQDGIYMVGWSQWTK, encoded by the coding sequence ATGACAGAGGAAAAAATTGACATTTCAATCCCAGACGACACAAAAATAAGCATTGAAGAGTGCAGGGTGAAGGTATCGGGTCCCAAGGGCGAGTTGCAACGCGAGTTTGTGTATCCTGGAGTTACGATCACAAAAAAGGATTCAAAAGTCGTCGTAGATACCACAGTTGTCGGCAGAGCCCAAAACGCAATTGTAGGTACATTTGTCTCGCACATCAAAAACATGATTATGGGTGTAACGAAGGGATTCGAATATAAATTAAAGATAGTATATGCCCACTTTCCAATCCAAGTTAAAGTCGAAGGAAACACGCTTTCAATTGGCAACTTTTTAGGTGAAAGAAAGCCAAGAAAAGCAAAGATTATCCCCAACGTGGAGGTACATGTCGACAATGATGAGATTTTTGTAAGAGGCATAGACAAGGAATTGGTGGCTCAAACTGCTGCGAACATAGAGCAGGCAACCCGCATCAAAAAGCGTGATTCCAGAGTCTTCCAAGACGGCATCTACATGGTGGGGTGGTCGCAATGGACGAAATGA
- a CDS encoding 30S ribosomal protein S8 yields MALDSLASALSTIKNAENIGKQECVLKASKLIGSVLKVMQDQGYIRSFEFIDDEGLFKVQLHGKINKCGVIKPRFSVRKTDFEKWEKQFLPARDFGTLILTTSEGVIPHYKAKEKGIGGALLAYVW; encoded by the coding sequence ATGGCGTTAGATTCCCTTGCTAGTGCGTTATCAACGATCAAGAATGCTGAAAATATCGGAAAACAAGAGTGTGTACTGAAAGCGTCAAAGCTCATTGGCAGTGTGCTCAAGGTCATGCAAGACCAGGGATACATCAGAAGTTTTGAGTTCATCGATGATGAAGGATTATTTAAAGTACAATTACATGGCAAAATCAACAAATGTGGGGTTATAAAGCCGCGATTTTCTGTCCGAAAGACGGATTTCGAAAAATGGGAAAAACAATTCCTGCCTGCCAGAGACTTTGGTACCCTAATTCTTACGACTTCTGAAGGTGTAATCCCCCATTATAAAGCCAAGGAAAAAGGTATCGGTGGAGCACTGCTCGCATATGTGTGGTGA
- a CDS encoding 30S ribosomal protein S14 yields MKKFGRGANSCKRCGRKQGLVRKYNIYLCRQCFREIAPDMGFKKYS; encoded by the coding sequence ATGAAAAAATTCGGGCGCGGTGCAAATTCCTGTAAGAGGTGTGGCAGAAAACAGGGATTGGTCAGAAAATACAACATTTACCTATGTAGACAATGCTTCAGAGAGATTGCACCAGATATGGGGTTCAAAAAATATAGTTGA
- a CDS encoding 50S ribosomal protein L5, which yields MNPMRCIKIDKVTVNMCLGEGGQRLLNAEKIMEEITGQKPVRTTASNAKTFGIKKGEPIGCKVTLRKKKAEDFLKKAFEIKDNKIYLQQFDDMGNFSFGIEEHTDFPGMEYDPDIGIFGMDINVVLQRPGYRISRRRIQRRKIPRSHRLTKEEVITFVKEEFGVGVI from the coding sequence ATGAATCCCATGCGGTGCATAAAAATCGATAAAGTCACGGTCAATATGTGTTTAGGTGAGGGTGGTCAAAGATTGCTGAACGCCGAGAAAATAATGGAGGAGATAACTGGTCAAAAACCAGTTCGAACCACCGCAAGTAATGCAAAAACATTTGGGATAAAAAAGGGCGAGCCAATTGGTTGCAAGGTAACGCTCAGGAAGAAAAAGGCTGAAGATTTTTTGAAAAAGGCATTTGAGATAAAGGATAATAAAATTTACCTGCAACAGTTTGATGATATGGGTAACTTTTCATTTGGCATCGAGGAGCATACGGATTTTCCCGGTATGGAGTATGACCCTGATATCGGCATATTTGGTATGGATATCAACGTTGTTTTACAGCGACCAGGCTACAGGATAAGTAGAAGACGGATTCAAAGAAGAAAAATTCCAAGGAGCCATAGATTGACCAAAGAGGAAGTGATCACGTTTGTCAAGGAAGAGTTCGGTGTGGGGGTAATATGA
- a CDS encoding 30S ribosomal protein S4e: MHQKRLPAPTSWPITRKTHVWVTRPSSGPHSKEQCIPLIIALRDMLGLGQNTREIKHILNEGGILVDGVIRKDRRFPIGIFSIVSIPSIKKYYRVLLDPKRRFILHPIKRSDIKLCKIKNKTTVKGGAVQLNLHDGSNIIASNDYKTGDSILLKVPQREITKHLECKPGNLVMVIGGKHSGEIGSIKERKEVRSSKPNMVTVKGEKEFEVVEDYVFVVGIDKPEIDLEVVK, translated from the coding sequence ATGCATCAAAAAAGATTACCAGCACCTACTTCCTGGCCAATAACCAGAAAAACACACGTATGGGTTACTAGACCGAGTTCTGGTCCTCACTCAAAGGAACAATGCATTCCTTTGATCATAGCATTGAGAGATATGTTGGGGCTTGGTCAAAATACCAGAGAGATCAAACATATCTTAAATGAGGGAGGGATCCTTGTCGATGGTGTGATTAGAAAGGATCGTCGGTTTCCAATAGGCATCTTCAGCATAGTCTCCATCCCATCTATAAAGAAATATTACAGGGTATTACTTGATCCTAAAAGACGCTTCATTCTCCACCCAATTAAACGTTCAGACATCAAACTATGCAAGATTAAAAACAAAACAACTGTAAAAGGAGGGGCAGTTCAACTTAACCTGCATGATGGCTCAAATATTATCGCTTCAAACGACTATAAGACTGGTGACTCTATCCTGCTAAAAGTGCCTCAGCGGGAAATAACAAAACATCTTGAGTGTAAACCGGGAAATCTTGTCATGGTTATCGGCGGCAAACATTCGGGAGAGATTGGCTCCATCAAAGAGAGAAAAGAAGTTAGGAGCTCCAAACCAAATATGGTGACCGTTAAAGGCGAAAAAGAATTTGAGGTTGTAGAAGATTATGTTTTCGTCGTCGGTATCGACAAGCCAGAGATCGACTTAGAGGTGGTTAAATGA
- the rplX gene encoding 50S ribosomal protein L24 → MLKSKQPRKQRRERMSAPLHQRQKFLRAPLDEEERKKYSKRNARVIKGDVVRVVRGDHAGTEGKVQNVDLKRGIVTIDGVTLKKADGSEIAKPIYPSKVVITKLNLKDELRKDLLKR, encoded by the coding sequence ATGCTCAAATCTAAACAGCCAAGGAAGCAACGCCGCGAAAGGATGAGTGCACCTTTACACCAGCGACAAAAATTCTTAAGAGCACCACTTGATGAGGAGGAAAGGAAAAAATACTCCAAACGTAACGCAAGAGTTATAAAAGGCGATGTCGTGAGAGTGGTGCGAGGGGACCATGCTGGCACAGAGGGCAAAGTCCAGAACGTGGACCTAAAGCGCGGCATTGTAACCATCGATGGCGTTACTCTAAAAAAAGCAGATGGATCCGAGATCGCAAAACCGATCTACCCCTCCAAGGTCGTTATTACGAAATTAAACCTGAAAGATGAGCTCCGAAAGGACCTCCTTAAGAGGTGA
- a CDS encoding 50S ribosomal protein L14 encodes MKAMKASIPRSIQTGTSLKCVDNTGAKVLQVISVIGYRGVKRRYPKAGLGEMVVVSVKKGTPELRKQILRAVIVRQKKEFRRPNGLRVKFDENAAVLTDEKGELKGTDIKGPVAKEVAERFSKIASTATMII; translated from the coding sequence ATGAAGGCAATGAAAGCTAGTATCCCCCGCTCCATTCAAACCGGAACTTCACTAAAGTGTGTTGACAACACAGGTGCAAAGGTTCTCCAAGTCATCTCAGTCATTGGTTATAGAGGCGTCAAGAGACGATATCCAAAGGCTGGTCTCGGAGAAATGGTCGTCGTTTCAGTTAAGAAGGGCACTCCTGAGCTGAGAAAACAAATACTTCGTGCAGTGATCGTCAGGCAGAAGAAGGAATTTAGACGTCCAAATGGCCTGAGAGTTAAATTCGATGAAAATGCGGCCGTGCTTACAGACGAAAAAGGGGAGCTAAAAGGCACAGATATTAAAGGGCCTGTAGCCAAAGAGGTAGCCGAACGCTTCTCGAAGATTGCATCAACTGCAACTATGATAATATGA
- a CDS encoding 30S ribosomal protein S17, which translates to MVRDIGLNVTIPEKECDDPNCPFHGILPVRGQLLEGRVVSSKIKKTAVVQREYTRKSSKYLRQESRRSKINAHNPPCIAAKEGDVVKIAECRPLSKTKSFVIIQVM; encoded by the coding sequence ATGGTAAGAGATATTGGACTGAATGTAACCATACCCGAAAAAGAATGTGATGATCCGAATTGCCCATTCCATGGCATTCTTCCCGTTAGAGGGCAACTTTTAGAGGGGAGAGTGGTCAGTTCTAAGATAAAAAAGACGGCCGTTGTACAGCGAGAATATACCAGAAAATCTTCGAAATACTTGCGACAAGAGAGTAGGCGGTCAAAGATCAATGCACATAACCCCCCTTGCATAGCTGCTAAGGAGGGCGATGTGGTGAAGATAGCTGAGTGTCGCCCATTGAGCAAGACAAAGAGCTTTGTGATAATTCAGGTGATGTAA
- a CDS encoding ribonuclease P protein component 1: MDISPNNLIFHELIGLFAEVSASTNSSLVGIKGKVVDETRNLLVIENKKIPKSCSTFVFSIPNNKVKVDGKLLVSRPEDRIKRRLRGGKRW; encoded by the coding sequence ATGGACATTTCTCCAAATAACCTAATCTTTCATGAGTTGATCGGACTTTTCGCAGAAGTCAGCGCCAGCACGAACTCCAGCCTAGTGGGGATAAAGGGGAAAGTCGTGGATGAGACGAGAAACCTTCTTGTGATAGAAAATAAAAAAATCCCGAAGTCATGCTCGACATTCGTCTTTTCTATTCCGAATAACAAGGTCAAAGTCGATGGTAAACTCCTAGTTTCAAGGCCAGAAGATAGAATAAAAAGAAGATTAAGAGGGGGCAAACGATGGTAA
- the rpmC gene encoding 50S ribosomal protein L29 — MAILRPDEIREMTPEEKREQLVKLTDELIRERAIASAGGAPDNPGRIREIRRTIARIKTIQREQEEA; from the coding sequence ATGGCGATATTAAGGCCTGATGAGATCAGAGAAATGACACCCGAAGAAAAAAGAGAGCAGTTGGTTAAGCTTACGGACGAGCTCATTCGAGAGAGAGCCATCGCCTCTGCAGGTGGAGCGCCAGATAATCCCGGCAGAATTCGAGAGATAAGGCGCACAATAGCCAGAATTAAGACTATACAACGAGAGCAGGAGGAAGCATAA
- a CDS encoding 30S ribosomal protein S3: MAIEKKFVQEGLKKAMMNECFTKRLTRSSYGGMNIIRTPMGTQITIYAEKPGMIIGRSGKTIRKLTEDLNTQFNLDNPQIDVQEVEKPELNAQMMATGLASALERGWYFRKAGRATLQRIMNAGALGCEIRITGKLTGPRKRVEKFLAGYIKHAGESVEQIVDEGYAIAIKKLGVIGIKVRIVPPGVELPDDFNVIDREKTIEEAPKKMDKDTEGVEKLAKVTDMPEKESSEVKESEGENKGVKEEHKKPKTKPQKKASKKSKVKGDK; encoded by the coding sequence ATGGCTATTGAAAAGAAGTTCGTTCAAGAGGGTTTAAAAAAAGCCATGATGAACGAATGTTTCACGAAAAGACTGACCAGATCTAGTTATGGTGGAATGAACATAATCAGGACTCCGATGGGGACACAGATCACCATCTATGCCGAAAAGCCGGGAATGATCATCGGAAGATCGGGGAAAACCATACGCAAGCTTACGGAGGACCTAAATACCCAGTTCAATTTGGACAACCCACAAATCGATGTACAAGAGGTTGAAAAGCCAGAGTTAAATGCACAAATGATGGCAACAGGTCTTGCTAGTGCATTAGAAAGAGGATGGTATTTCCGAAAAGCAGGTAGAGCCACGTTGCAAAGAATCATGAATGCAGGTGCACTGGGATGCGAGATTAGAATAACTGGAAAACTCACCGGCCCTAGAAAAAGAGTGGAAAAATTTCTGGCAGGATACATAAAGCACGCTGGAGAGTCAGTTGAACAGATAGTTGATGAGGGCTATGCGATTGCAATAAAGAAACTTGGCGTTATCGGGATCAAGGTTAGGATAGTACCCCCCGGCGTAGAGTTGCCAGATGACTTCAACGTGATCGATAGGGAGAAGACCATAGAAGAGGCTCCAAAAAAGATGGACAAGGATACAGAAGGAGTTGAAAAGCTCGCCAAAGTCACAGATATGCCTGAGAAGGAGAGTTCAGAAGTAAAAGAGTCAGAAGGTGAAAATAAAGGAGTTAAAGAAGAGCATAAAAAGCCTAAAACAAAACCCCAAAAAAAGGCATCTAAAAAATCCAAAGTCAAAGGTGACAAGTGA
- a CDS encoding 50S ribosomal protein L22, translating into MAKINYSLGIKSDTTAKAMCYEVKISPKHAREICRELKAMRISQAREYLEDVIALKRPVPFKRHNRNVGHRRGLHKWDAGRYPQKAAFEILRLVKNAQSNAEYKGLDPEHMQILHISAKRGRVIEGFFPRAMGRTTPKHGETVNIEIILEEVH; encoded by the coding sequence ATGGCAAAAATAAATTATTCCCTAGGTATAAAGTCGGATACGACGGCAAAGGCCATGTGTTACGAGGTTAAAATCTCGCCAAAACATGCGAGGGAGATTTGCCGCGAGCTAAAGGCTATGCGTATCTCCCAAGCGAGGGAATATCTAGAGGATGTAATTGCATTAAAGAGGCCCGTTCCGTTCAAGCGGCATAATAGAAACGTAGGCCATAGAAGGGGATTACATAAATGGGATGCAGGACGGTATCCCCAAAAAGCCGCCTTTGAAATCCTAAGACTCGTCAAGAATGCTCAGAGCAATGCCGAATACAAAGGTCTTGATCCGGAACACATGCAAATCCTGCACATATCTGCCAAAAGAGGGCGAGTCATCGAGGGTTTTTTTCCACGGGCGATGGGTCGGACTACGCCAAAGCATGGTGAAACTGTGAATATCGAAATAATCTTAGAAGAGGTGCACTAA
- a CDS encoding 30S ribosomal protein S19, translated as MAKDKEARIPRRKEEFKYRGYGIDELKKMNLEQIAELLPARQRRVLKRGLPETHKKLLQRIQKGKVIRTHLRDMIILPEMVGLPFEIHDGKNFNRVEILPEMIGHYLGEFALTRKKVTHGSAGIGATRSSRYVPLK; from the coding sequence ATGGCCAAGGATAAGGAAGCAAGAATACCGAGAAGAAAAGAAGAATTCAAATATCGCGGTTATGGAATTGATGAATTAAAAAAGATGAATTTGGAGCAGATAGCTGAGTTGCTCCCAGCAAGACAGCGACGTGTCCTCAAGAGAGGTCTCCCAGAAACCCATAAGAAATTATTGCAGCGAATCCAGAAAGGAAAAGTGATAAGAACCCATTTAAGAGACATGATCATATTGCCAGAGATGGTCGGTTTACCCTTTGAGATACACGATGGTAAAAACTTCAATCGTGTGGAGATTTTACCAGAGATGATTGGGCATTATCTGGGAGAGTTCGCCCTAACACGTAAGAAGGTTACGCATGGAAGCGCTGGCATCGGTGCGACAAGGTCCAGTAGATATGTGCCGCTGAAGTGA
- a CDS encoding 50S ribosomal protein L2: protein MGKQVISQNRGKGTPTYRAPSHKYKADLQHVKTDEGETVKGTIVGIEHDPARSAPIARVRLDNDTERFLLIPEGVAVGDDIACGISAEIKQGNTLPLAEIPEGVPICNIESQPGNGGSFARSSGVYGILVAHDVHQTVVQLPSGEIKWLNPRCKATIGVVAGGGRVDKPFVKAGKKYHKMKARAGKYPRVRGVAMNVIDHPFGGGGSQHPGRPKTVGRGAPPGMKVGSIAARRTGKR from the coding sequence ATGGGGAAGCAAGTAATATCTCAGAATAGGGGGAAAGGGACTCCCACATATAGGGCTCCGTCTCACAAATACAAGGCAGACCTCCAGCATGTAAAAACAGATGAAGGAGAAACTGTGAAGGGCACAATTGTTGGCATAGAGCATGACCCTGCTAGGAGCGCCCCCATAGCTAGAGTCAGGCTCGATAATGATACGGAGCGATTCCTCCTCATACCCGAGGGTGTGGCTGTAGGCGATGACATTGCATGTGGTATATCCGCAGAGATAAAACAAGGCAACACATTGCCTCTGGCAGAAATTCCTGAGGGGGTTCCGATATGTAATATAGAGAGTCAACCAGGAAATGGTGGCTCTTTCGCAAGATCATCAGGAGTATATGGCATTCTGGTGGCCCATGATGTCCATCAGACAGTCGTGCAATTACCAAGTGGAGAAATAAAGTGGCTAAATCCAAGATGTAAGGCAACTATCGGCGTCGTCGCCGGCGGTGGAAGAGTCGATAAGCCGTTCGTCAAAGCGGGCAAAAAGTACCATAAAATGAAGGCACGGGCGGGAAAGTATCCACGAGTAAGGGGTGTTGCAATGAACGTTATTGACCACCCGTTTGGGGGAGGGGGGAGCCAACATCCAGGAAGGCCAAAGACTGTGGGCAGGGGGGCCCCACCAGGGATGAAAGTAGGGTCTATCGCAGCTAGGAGAACAGGAAAACGATAG
- a CDS encoding 50S ribosomal protein L23: MIRHPYVTEKASLGIDAGNKLQFIIDMRSTKDQIRKEIEEKYGVTVIDVKTMITKKGKKAIVTLSPDDSAEEIATRLGVF, encoded by the coding sequence ATGATCAGACACCCCTATGTAACTGAAAAAGCATCCTTAGGAATTGATGCTGGGAACAAGCTTCAATTTATAATAGATATGAGGTCAACGAAAGATCAAATCAGAAAGGAGATCGAGGAAAAATATGGGGTAACAGTGATAGATGTTAAAACGATGATTACTAAAAAAGGGAAAAAGGCCATTGTCACTCTATCGCCGGATGATTCTGCGGAAGAAATTGCAACGAGGTTGGGGGTCTTTTAA